In the genome of Nonomuraea sp. NBC_00507, the window CGCCGTCGTCGCGGCACGAAAGACCTTCGACGATCCACCGCAGGGCAAGGCCACCCCGAAGGCGTACGGCGCGTACGTCGCGGACACGCTCCTGCCCGACGTCTTGCGCTTCAAAGTGGGCACCTCCGCGCTCTGGGACCCCTGGAACAAAGAGATTCAGAACGGTAAGGGCCTCACCGAATGCGCCCCGGATTCCATGTATGACCTGGTGCTGAACGAAGAACTCACCATGGGTTTGACCCATAAGGACGCAACCGGCATCCTGCTCGACCACTTCCCGTATCTCAGCCGCCCGGTCACCGGCGGGTGATGCGGTCCTGAGCTGGGCGCCTTCTGTCCTCCAGAGTGGATTCTGAAGGGCCACCATCAGCAGGAAGAAGCTCCTGACCAGCGCAAATGCGAGGGTCAGGAGCCTTCTCCTTTCCCGGTCGCCGACACCACCATGGCAGACGGTTCTCATCTGTCGGACTGCTGTATGCGCTGCTGCGCCCTGGTCTGGTCAAGACGTATGCCTGGTGCCGATGATCCGGACGACGTCACGTTGGCCGTCGACGACGCCGACACACCTCACCTGTACGCGGGCATGGCCGGGTTTCTACCGGACCGGCGCTCGCGCACCGGCTATGGAGCGGAGAGGCGATGACTGTCATCCAGGTACACGCCCATGTACAGGCGGCCGATCGGACCATGCGAAAGGTCGTGGCGCTGGCGGCGATCCAGCAGGACTTGGCGGGCCGTCACTCTCGACGCTGCGCAACGCCTACCTCGGCGTGGGATATCGATCGCGAGCGAGACGCGGTCGGCCAAGTGTGGGGGCCAAGCTGCGCTGGCCGGTCACCGCAGACACGACGGCGGCCGGCGTTCAGCCGACGGTACGGCAGCCGGATCCGATCGCGCTCGCCTCCACGCTGGCCTTCAAGTCAGCCCTGCTGTACAACGCGCGGTCCAGCCAGGGGCGCTGTGAGCGCCCTGGCCCATCGGTTGCAAATGCGCCAGGCGGCGGCCGGGGGTCCAAGCCCCGGCCGCGACCTCACGCGTGAGGAGCAGGCGCGGCGGCGAACCACACCCTGTGCCCGTCGCCGCGCCCTCATACGCCCGGCAGCCTTCCGCGGCCTTGTCGGCGGGTCCTGCCCTTCCGGGCGGGCAGGGCCAACACTTTCCCTTGGTCGTCCGGCGAGCGCAGTTGCCGGGCAGGGCCGGGCTCACGCCCGCAAGTGCTCACGCCGCGAAGGTGTTCGCCGAACTCGCCTCGCAACGGGCGCCGCATCAAGCTGCTCCGCGAAGCCGACGACCAGAAGACACCCGACAAGGAGATCATCTGGAATGGCGAGACCATCGACCAGGCACAGGCCGCTGAGCTGAGGGACAAGTCCGCAGACGAGCTCATCGCGGCCGGGCACATCAGGTCGGCCCGGTCGAAGCAGCGTTCCGCACGGTGCCCCGGCACGCGTTCGTGTCGGCCGACACGCTGCCGTGGGGGTCTGTGGGGATTGTCTGCCCTGCCAGCGGGGCCCTGGCCTTGGCCTCGCGGTTGATTCAGGCCACGAGTCACCCGCTCAAACACCTGTGCTGACAGCTCGCGGCCGACACCCCTTGTGTCGATGAGCGTATGGTCGATGCCCCACAGCGCGATAATCTTCCCCGACGGCAGAGTTCCGTCTGGAGACCGGTGCTTCTGAGCCCACTGGCAGACTGACATTGGCCGCTCACGTTTTCTGAGAAGCGGCATCCCGAGGTTATCTGGGCCTCTTCAGCAGACGAGCCCGCTGATGGATCCTCTCCACAAGCTCTGCGGCCCGGGCCTTGATGAACGCGACCCCGTCGGTACCCCAATCGTGGGGCTTGGTGTCCACGACACAGATAGTGCCCAGGGTCTCCGCCCCGTCGATCAACGGGGCGCCCAGGTAGGCGCGAACCCCGATCTCGTCCACCACCGGATTGTTGGCGAAGAGGTGATAGTCCATCACTTCGTCCAACGCCATCGCATGTTTCCTCGTCACCACGTACATGCAGTAACCGTGGTCGCAGGCCATCGTCCGGAACGGATCCGTCTCCGGGTCGACGCCCCGGTCGCGCGAGGAAGGATACAATCCGGCGAAATACTGCCGTTCTGGGCCAATGATGTTGACCATGGCGAATGGCGCCTCCAGCTCCTGAGCCAGGGCCCGGGCGAACTCGTCAAACTCAAGGTCAGGCTCCTCCCGGATGCCCAGTTCCTGGAGCAGGGCAGCGCGGCGGGGCGCTTCCTGGTCTATGGGAGTCACTAGGCGGAAGGCGGAGGGAAGGCTCATCACAGGCTCCTGTCTGCTTACCTGGCCGTTCCTGTCGGATTGCGGCCATCCCGCTCGGAGGATAGCAAGGTGGTCACGGAACGGCGGCGGCGAACGGACCGGTCGGGGCCGGTCAACCTCCACGACCTCGGCCCCTTGCCTGCTGCAGGTTGCGCAGCAGACCCGCGCCCTATGAGCCGGTGCCTTCGATAACGGTGCGGACGTCGCCGGACGTGCGCTCCATCGCCTGCTAACCGCCTCGAGCGGAGAACGACGCGGTACCCAGCACCTGGTGCCTACGCCGTCCATGCTTGGGGCTCGCCGCGGGCTGCAGTCCAGCCGCGCGGACTCCCGGATCAACCGCAAGCGCTGTCCCCCTGATGGCCGAGTGCCGCATCACTTTAAGTGGCCGCAGGGATCGATATTGTGCTGATTGACTCAGTATGGTGACCCGTGTTGACCTATCACCCTTGTGCCAAGGACTCCCGATGTCTGCGCCTCCCGTGCCTCCCACCGCCCCCGAACGCCAAGACGCCGGAAGCCGTGGCAGGTCACGCGGCCGCGGTAAACGTCGTCCGATCAACGTTCATGCCTTCCATCTGTGCATTTCCATCCTTCCAGCAGCCCTTATGGCGTGCCTGGGGCTGATCGCGGTGACGGTGCTGACCATGGCGGGACCCTCGTCACCGCAGGCTTGGCCGACACTGGCCGTCATTGCGGGGGGAGCGGTGGCCATCATGCTCGTCGCGGTCGTTGCGGCGGAGAAGGCGACTCGGCGGGAGCGTCAGACATCCGGTCGTGCGGCCTCCCGGCTCAAGGACTTGGAGCCCCGGCTCGGCGACCTGGGGGTCTTGGTGTCCCGCGGCCGGCAAGAACTGCAAGGCCTGGCAGAGCGGATAACGGCCGGCGAGGTTCCCGCACGACGGGGCGTCGACTTCCGGCCTGTAGCGACGGGCGACCCCATCGCGCACCTTGCGCAAGAATTCCAGAAAGCTCAGAACGAGGCCTGGAACGCTGTGATCAACGCGGCGAGCCGGAAACCCAGTGGCCGTCCAACACAGCGAGTCGAGATCTTCGTCAACCTTGCTCTGCGAATGCAGTCATTGTCTCATCGTGCGATGAAGGGACTCGACGAGCTGGAGAACCAAGTCGAGGATCCCGAACTGCTCAAGGGCCTGTTCAGGGTCGATCACCTCAGTACTCGCCTGCGCCGACAGGCCGAAAGCCTCGCTGTGATCGGTGGGGCCGTCTCGCGGCGCCAGTGGAGCAGGCCGGTAGCCACGTACGAAATTCTGCGCTCGGCCATCGCCGAGGTCGAGCACTACAGCCGGGTCAAAGTAGTGCCGCCGGTCGAAGGGGTCGTGGACGGCGGCGCGGCCGCGGACGTCATCCATCTGGTCGCCGAGCTTGTCGAAAACGCCACTAAGTTCTCGCCGCCGCACACGCAGGTGCTCCTCCGCGCAGAAGCCGTAACTGCCGGCTTGGCCATCGAGATCGAGGACCGCGGCCTCGGCATTCCCCGAGAAGCCCAGCGTCGGCTGAACGACCTTCTCACCGCTCCGGAACGAGTCGACGTCGACGAACTGGTGCAGGACGGCCGTATCGGACTGCTCGTGGTATCCGCCCTCTCACGTCGACACAAAGTCGTTGTCAGGGTGCAGACCAACATCTACGGCGGCACCCAGGCCATCGTCGTGATCCCGAATGAGTTGATCAGTTCAGAACCGCGGGAGTCGGGCGTACGACAGGCAACGTCCCCCGAGCCCGCGAAACCCAAGCCCGCCCGGTCGGCCAGTACGCCAGGCTCGCTTTTCTCGCCGAGGCCTTCCTCCGGTTCCAGACAGGACACACCAGCGCTGAGCGGCGACGATGCCGGTGCCCGCTCTGACGACCCGTCCGAGGCTTGGAGGAAGCAGAGCGCCGACGCGCCCGCCCGGCAAACGGAGAAGCGGACCGACTTCGGTCCTCCAAGAGGTACCAGCCGACGTCCGGAACTGCCGAAACGTCGCCCTCAGGCGAGCATGACGCCCGAGCTTCTCAACACTCCCGCAACCCTGGATGACGATACGGATCTCGACCTCGATCACGGGCTGATGGCGTCATTCATGAAGGGGATGCGCAGTGGTCAGGACGAAGACGTTAAAGACGGGACTGGTAACACCGATCTTTAGAACATTACAAACCTAGAAGGAGCGTCCATTGAGCGCCGTCTCGTCAAACAAGACTTCGGATCTCGCCTGGCTGCTGAAGGGGCTGTCCCAGGAGGTCCCTGCCATTCGTGGCAGTGTGCTGCTGTCCTCCGACGGGCTGGTGAAAGCCACCCACGGTCTGGATCGCGACAGCTCAGAATATCTCGCGGCACTCGCCTCCGGATTTTTTTCCATGGCACGGAGCGCCTGTGCCAAATTCGACGGCGGCAACGAAGTCCGCCAGGTCGTGACCGAACTTAAGTCCAGCCGACTGTTCATCTCGTGGGCCGGCCACAACTCGGTTATCGCAGTGCTGGCGGGGGGAGATGCCGACCCGGGTGTCGTCGGTCTTGAGATGGCTCGGCTGATCAAAGCCGTCCGTCCCTTCCTGGACACAGCGATCCGCCCGCCGGCAGCTCGTTCTGGTGACAGGAACCGATGAACATGGCCGGTGACGACGAAATATGGCTTGATGACGAAGCCGGCCCCCTGATTCGCCCCTACACAGTGAACGCGGGCCGCACCCGCCCGACTGTGGAACTGGATCTGCTCTCATTGGTGGTCACCACAGGTCGGGCCAGCCCGGACGTGGATCCGGAACATGTCAAGGTTCTCGAACTGTGCCGCACGCCGGTCTCGGTCGCGGAGGTGGCGGCGAACATACGACTCCCTGTGATGGTCACCAAGGTCCTCGTCGCGGATTTGGTGGACTGCGGAGCCATAGCCACCTGGGCATCGTCTTCTTCGTCTAGCCACGTCACCGACCGAGTTCTCTTGGAGAAGCTGCTCGATGGTTTACAACAAATCTGAGGTGTTACCCACCCAGGTCAAGATTCTGGTCGCTGGTGGATTCGGCGTCGGAAAGACGACCTTCGTCGGCGCGACGAGCGAGATCGAGCCACTGAATACGGAAGAACTCATCACTGCGGCCAGCATAGGTGTCGACAATCTCAGCAGGACAGAGGACAAGTCCACAACCACAGTTGCATTTGACTTCGGCCGTATCACCATCCACCAGCATAATATTGTGCTCTACCTGTTCGGAACGCCTGGGCAGGAGCGCTTCTGGTTCATGTGGAACGAGTTATCCGCAGGAGCGCTCGGTGCCGTTGTGCTGGCCGATACCCGTCGGCTGCAGGAATGCTTCGCCGCCGTCGACTTCTTCGAGGATCGGGGCATCCCATTCCTCGTCGCGGTCAACGTATTCGACGATGCGTTCCCCTATGAACCGGAAGAGGTGCGAGCCGCACTCGAACTCGACTCGCGCGCGCCGGTCATGTTGTGCGACGCACGGGATACCCGTTCCGCGATGTCGGTACTCCGGTCACTGATCCAGCATCTCCTCACCGCCGCTCCGATCTGACCGATACGCAGTGAGGGCGATCTGCAACTGGTTTCTTGTCCCGCTCACCGCGGCCGACCAGCCCTAAGCGCCACCCGAACTCCGGGTGGCGCCCAAGACCATCACCCGGCGCGTCGACGATTTCGCCACCCAAGCTTGACTTCTCCGGGCGTCGTGAAACTTGAGAAAAACCTACGGAAACCCACGACGAAATATCCGATGAGCAGGAGGCCGCCGATGAGTAGCAGGATGACGGCGGTCTTCACTAGTACGGCAGCCGCCATTCGCCTTATGACCAGGCAAGATGCGTGGTAGGTCGATGCGATCTTGTGATCGGAAGCATGGTCAACGAGAGCAGCCGCTCGTGATCATGTCTGTGTGAAGAGTACAAGATCGAGAGCGGCTGCTGCGCTCATCGTAGAGGCTCAGCGCGTGCAGCGGTACATGAACGAGTTGATGGCCGTCCTGGCGCCGGTGTTCCACAGGATCGAGCCGCGGCTACAGGCCACCAAGTACGTCCGAGCAGTGATGTCTGACCTACCCAAACGCAACGGGTGGACGATCGCCGAGTGGGTGGGTGACCGCAGCCCCGATGCCACCCAGCGGCTGCTGAATCGGGCCCGCTGGGACACCGCGCAGGCGATGAGCATCATCCGCCGCTTCGCTGTGGCCGGCCTGGACGCCGCCGCCCGCCCCGGCAGCCTGGCCGTTGCGGCCCTGGACGAGTCCGGTCAGGAGAAGAAGGGCACCTAATGCCGAGATCGGCATTAACGGCCTTATGACGAGCACGCCGTAATGCCGATGACGGGGCTGGAGCTGGGGAAACGTCACCTGTTCGCGGCGTTGTGTTGTGGCTGTCAGAGCTGGTCGAGGAAGGCCAGGAGGGTGTCCGGGGCCTGGTAGCGGTCGGGAGTGGTGCTCGGCGGGGTGGTTCGAGCGAGGGCTTTCTCTTTGAGGGCCATGTCGGCGTGTAGGTAGATGCGGGTGGTGGTCGGGCTCTCGTGCCCGAGCCAGAGTGCGATGACGGTGATGTCGACGCCGGCGTGGAGGAGTTCCATCGCGGCGGTGTGCCGCAGAGTGTGGGGTGTGACTGTCTTTCCCTGAAGAGATGGGCAGTCTTCGGCCGCGGTGCGGGCGTGTTTCTTGATCAGATGTTCGACAGCGTCGTGTGACAGCGCTCCACCAGGCCGGGTGCAAAACAGTGGGTCGGTGTCGGCTGCCGGTTGGCGGTCGTCGAGCCAGCCGGACAGGACCTGCTTGGTGTGGGTGGTGAGCGGGGTGCATCGGTCTTTGCGGCCCTTGCCGCGGCAGTAGATGTGTGCTGCGGCGCCCAGGTGGACGGCGCCGATGGACAGGCCGGTGAGTTCGGAGACGCGTAGCCCGGTCTGCGCGGCCAGGATGAGCAGGGCGTGGTCACGGCGTCCATGCCAGGTGGCGAGGTCAGGGGCGCCGAGCAGGGCGTCGAGTTCGGCGCGGGACAGGAAAGTCACGATGGTCTTGGTGGTGCGTTTGGTCTGGATCGCCAGAACGCGGCTGATCAGATTCGCGTGCTGGGGAGCCTGCAGGCTGGCGTAGCGAAACAGCGAGTGGATGGCGGCCAGGCGGGTGTTGCGGCTGGCGACGCTGTTGCCCCGGACCGTCTCCAGATGCTGCAGGAAGTCACCGATCATGGCGGCGTCCAGGTCGGTGAGGTTCAGGCGGGCGGGCAGCTTGCCGGTTCGGGTGTGGAGATAGCCGAGCAGCAGCTTGAAAGTGTCGCGGTAGGAGGCGATCGTGTGCGGGCTGGCTGCCTGCTGGGTCATCAGCCGGTTGGTGAAGAAGGCCTCCATGATGGGCGCCAATGCCGTCATGGCCGGCCCCGATCACGGTGTTCCAGCCGGTGTGCGGCCAGGGCGAGCAGTTCGGGTGTGGCCTGGAGATACCAGTAGGTCGCCTCGGGCCCGGAGTGACCGAGGAAGGTCGCAAGCAGCGGCAGGCGGGCGGCAACGTCGATGCCGGAGCGATACCAGCCGATCAAGGTGTTGACCGCGAACGTGTGGCGCAAGTCGTGAATCCTGGGACGGCGCCGCCCCGCAGGGGGTTGGATTTCGGCCAGGACCAGCAGCTTGGCAAAGGTCTCCTGCAGGCCTCTTTGCAGGGGTCGGTGTCCCGCGGCGGTGAGGAAGAAGCTGTCGCAAGCGGGCGAGCGGCAGAGCCGGTCACGCCGTGCGGCGTAACCAGACAACATGCCCGCGGTGGTGGGATGAAGCGGAACCATCCGGGTCTGCTGATTCTTGCCGGTCACGGTGAGCGTCGCGGCGCCCAGGTCGTCCAGGTTGACGTCGGCGCGGTTCAGGCCGAGGACCTCGCCCAGCCGCAGTCCGCTCGCGGCGATCAGGCTGATCACTGCGTGACAGGTGGCCGAGTGCATCGGCGCCGCAATCGTGCCGGCCGCGTGGACGAGCGCAGCGACCTCCTGATCGGTATAGATATACGGCGTCGGCCGATGTGAGCGAGCGGGCAGCAGGCCGGCCGGGGGGATCTCGCAGGTCGGATCGAGCGTGTGCAGGTGGCGGGCGAACAGGCGCACCACCGCGAGCCTGCGCCCCCAGTGCGTGATCGAGGCGTTCTTCGGCTCCATCGCCCAGGCCAGCGCCTGCGACACGGTGACGGTGGCCTGTCCGGCCTGATCGAGCCGGTCGGCGAAGGCCAGCAGCATCCGGCCGTCGCCGCGCAACTGGTAGCCCAGCGAGCGGCGCATGGCCAGGTAGTCCTCGACACGGGCCCGCATCGTCACCGGAGTCGTCATCTGGCTGCTGCCTGCGGACAGGGTCTGGCCAGCTCGGCCAGCCGGGCCTGGTCGACCTTGGCGTAGATCGCCGTGGTGCGTTCCTGGGCGTGCCGCAGTAACTGGCCGATCTCCTCCATCGAGGCTCCGCGCTCCACAAGAGCGCAGGCCACCGCGTGCCGGATGCGGTGCGGCCCGAACCTGGCGACGTCGGCCCTGGCGCAGGCACGGGCCAGCACCTGGGTGATCGACGAGGTGGCCAACGCGGTGAACGGCGCAACCATGGTCACGAAGAGCGTGGTGGCGGTGGTCTTCGGCCGGGCGTGCAGCAGATAGTCGGCCCACGCCTGGCCGACATCGCGCGGCAGAGGCAGCACGTCCACCCGTCCGCCCTTGCCGCGGATCGTCACCTCGCCGGCGCGCCAGCCGACGTCGCCGAGTTCCAGACGCGCGACCTCGCCGCCGCGCAACGCCAGCCGTGTCAGCGATAGCACGATCGCGTAGTCTCGCCGGCCGACCGCGCTGTCTCGGTCGCAGGAGGCAAGGACGGCCCGGATGCCTTCGCCTGAGGCGGCCCGCGGCAGTCCCAGCCGCCCGGGGTGGGCTCGTCCAGCCGGAACCGCGTCCGCCAGCAGGTTGGCCACGTGCCCGGCGACGTGCAGGAAACGCAGGAACGAACGCAGCGCCGGCAGCGTCACCATGTCCGGTGGCAAGCCCTCCCGGCGCCGGGCCCACTCCAGCACGTAACCGGTGACGTGGCCCGCCGACACCCCCGCCAGCGGCTCCTTCGCGTCGGGCAGCCGCTGCAAGAACGCCCTCGCGCACCGCAGATAGTGCTTGATCGTGCCCTCGGTCACCCCTCGTTCGCCTGCCAGATGACGCCGGTACTGCTCCAGCAGAGCCTCCTGGAAGGTCACCGGCGCCCGAGGACTGGGCTGCGGCACGGCCTGCAGGCTCCGCAGATACCTCAACGTGGGTGCCAGCGCCCGCTCCGTCACACCGATCCGGAGACCGGTAGCACGGCGGGCCCGCAGGAACTCTTCGGCGACCGACTCGGTCAGATCGCCGACCGTCATGTCCCGAGCCGACAGCCAACCGCTCAGCTCGGCGAGTAGATGGACATGATCACGCACCGTATCGAGTGCATACCCCCCGGCAGCCAAGTAACCGCGCAGTCCATCCGCGAACGGGGCAAGCGGCCCCTCCACCACAATCCGCCCCATGAACGCCTCCGTCTTGTCGAGGACACTCCCACTGACAAGACGCCCCACACCGGCGATAGTGGCGCCCGAATCGGCAAGAATTATTACGAGTATCGCGAAGTGACACCACACGTGACATGCAGCAACACAAGCCTCATCGGCATTACGGCGTGCTCGTCATAAGGCAGCGCCACCGCCGGGGTCAAGCGTCAGCACATGGGCTGCGCGGGCGGCATCGACAACGGCATCAACACCGTGATCAACACCGTGCACCTGGCCTACATCCGCGCCGGCGCCGGACATGCGCTGATCGCCTCACGGCAATGGATCCCCGCCGAGCAGATCGCCGACCCCGTCACGGCGATCACCACCGCTCTGCCGCTGGACCTGGCCTTCCGCACCAAGGGCGAACTGGCCGTCGAGCTGCTGTCGGAGGCCTTCTCCGACGGGGTGCGCGTCGACGTCGTCGTCGGCGACGAGGTCTACGGCGCGTGCACCACCCTGCGCACCTTCCTGGAGAGACGCGGGCAGGCCTACGTGCCGCGGGTCCGCTCCGCCTTCACCATCACGCTCGGAGGCGGCACCTGTCTGACCTGCGCCCAGGTGGTGACCAAGCACTTGAAGCAGAAACGCAAGTGGGTCATCCGCTCGGCCGGACGCGGCTCCAAAGGCGAGCGCACCTACGCCTGGGCCTGGATCGCCACCGCCAGCCCCGCCCACTACGTGCTGATCCGCAAGCACCGCACCACCGGCGAGCTGGCCTTTCACTACTGCTTCATCCCCGAAGACGAGCCCGCCACGATGGCCCGGCTGATCGCCGCCGCGGGGTTACGCTGGCCGATTGAGGAGACCTTTGAGTTCGGCAAGGACCTGTTCGGCCTCGACCAGGCCCAGGTCCGCCTCTATGAGGCGATCCTGCGGCACACCGTGCTGGTCATGGCGGCCCTGGCGATCTGCGCTGTTGCCGCTGCGGCCGCCCGACGTCGTACCGACACTCAGGCACTACGGGCGATCACCCCTGATCAGCCACCACCTGCAGACCCCGGGATGATTCCCCTGACCGTCGCCGAGATCAAGCGCCTGTTCAACGCCGCCACCACGATCACCCGGTCACTTCTCCACACTGTCCACTGGTCGACCTGGCGTCGCCGACACCAAGCCCGAGCCCGCTGGTTCCATCAACGAGCCCGCTTGGCCACCGCATATTCCCAGCTCAACTAATGAATGGCGGCTGCCGTACTAGCGCCTTGGAAGCGGTTCGAGCAGTGGAGTTCGCCGGGCTCCGGGGGAAGGTCGCCGACAGCCGCCGCGACGATGGCCTCAAGGTCGCCTAGCTTGATGAGGATCTGGCTCATGGCGGCGGGATCCGCGGTACCGGCAGGCGAGTCGGACGCGGCCTCGGCCTGAGCGATCAGGATGTGTGAACGGACGTCGGCGAGTAACGCTCGGCACTGATGACCCGAAAGATCCATCCCGGAGCCGAGTGCCCCCGCCAGAGGCTCCTGTTGGACGTGATCCATTCGTGGGACATTGCGCCTCGTGGACGAATATCGGCGGTCTCTCTGGTACAGATGGTCGCACGCGATACCGGGCTTGGACCAGGCTATGAGTTCTGGAAACGGCCCGATGGCAATTGGAGCGGGAAGGCTTCCATGCGACCGCCCGTGACCGGCCCTCAAACCCGCAGCATGGGCCGGGAAGGCAGCGCGGACATCGCTTCCCGGAGAACGTAGAGGGGTGACTTAGATGTCACTGTGGCCGACGATGTCGCGGACTGACCTGAGGTGGGATGCCGAGGTTGAGCAGGAGCGTCACGCAAGCGTGGCGTGCGCGCAGGCGCGTCTTTCAGGGGCAGGCGCTGCGGGCAAGGACCCCGACCTCATCGGCGCAGGAAGTCCCCCATCAGCCGGGCGACCTTCTCCGGACAGTCGGTAGTCAGCGCGTGGCCGCAGCCGTCGAGTTCGCGCACCTGCACGGCGGGTATCCGGCGAGCGAACTCCTGAGCCTGCCACACCGGGTTGACGGTGTCCTGG includes:
- a CDS encoding GAF domain-containing protein, producing the protein MSLPSAFRLVTPIDQEAPRRAALLQELGIREEPDLEFDEFARALAQELEAPFAMVNIIGPERQYFAGLYPSSRDRGVDPETDPFRTMACDHGYCMYVVTRKHAMALDEVMDYHLFANNPVVDEIGVRAYLGAPLIDGAETLGTICVVDTKPHDWGTDGVAFIKARAAELVERIHQRARLLKRPR
- a CDS encoding sensor histidine kinase; the encoded protein is MSAPPVPPTAPERQDAGSRGRSRGRGKRRPINVHAFHLCISILPAALMACLGLIAVTVLTMAGPSSPQAWPTLAVIAGGAVAIMLVAVVAAEKATRRERQTSGRAASRLKDLEPRLGDLGVLVSRGRQELQGLAERITAGEVPARRGVDFRPVATGDPIAHLAQEFQKAQNEAWNAVINAASRKPSGRPTQRVEIFVNLALRMQSLSHRAMKGLDELENQVEDPELLKGLFRVDHLSTRLRRQAESLAVIGGAVSRRQWSRPVATYEILRSAIAEVEHYSRVKVVPPVEGVVDGGAAADVIHLVAELVENATKFSPPHTQVLLRAEAVTAGLAIEIEDRGLGIPREAQRRLNDLLTAPERVDVDELVQDGRIGLLVVSALSRRHKVVVRVQTNIYGGTQAIVVIPNELISSEPRESGVRQATSPEPAKPKPARSASTPGSLFSPRPSSGSRQDTPALSGDDAGARSDDPSEAWRKQSADAPARQTEKRTDFGPPRGTSRRPELPKRRPQASMTPELLNTPATLDDDTDLDLDHGLMASFMKGMRSGQDEDVKDGTGNTDL
- a CDS encoding roadblock/LC7 domain-containing protein — translated: MSAVSSNKTSDLAWLLKGLSQEVPAIRGSVLLSSDGLVKATHGLDRDSSEYLAALASGFFSMARSACAKFDGGNEVRQVVTELKSSRLFISWAGHNSVIAVLAGGDADPGVVGLEMARLIKAVRPFLDTAIRPPAARSGDRNR
- a CDS encoding DUF742 domain-containing protein; the protein is MAGDDEIWLDDEAGPLIRPYTVNAGRTRPTVELDLLSLVVTTGRASPDVDPEHVKVLELCRTPVSVAEVAANIRLPVMVTKVLVADLVDCGAIATWASSSSSSHVTDRVLLEKLLDGLQQI
- a CDS encoding GTP-binding protein, translated to MVYNKSEVLPTQVKILVAGGFGVGKTTFVGATSEIEPLNTEELITAASIGVDNLSRTEDKSTTTVAFDFGRITIHQHNIVLYLFGTPGQERFWFMWNELSAGALGAVVLADTRRLQECFAAVDFFEDRGIPFLVAVNVFDDAFPYEPEEVRAALELDSRAPVMLCDARDTRSAMSVLRSLIQHLLTAAPI
- a CDS encoding tyrosine-type recombinase/integrase, which produces MTALAPIMEAFFTNRLMTQQAASPHTIASYRDTFKLLLGYLHTRTGKLPARLNLTDLDAAMIGDFLQHLETVRGNSVASRNTRLAAIHSLFRYASLQAPQHANLISRVLAIQTKRTTKTIVTFLSRAELDALLGAPDLATWHGRRDHALLILAAQTGLRVSELTGLSIGAVHLGAAAHIYCRGKGRKDRCTPLTTHTKQVLSGWLDDRQPAADTDPLFCTRPGGALSHDAVEHLIKKHARTAAEDCPSLQGKTVTPHTLRHTAAMELLHAGVDITVIALWLGHESPTTTRIYLHADMALKEKALARTTPPSTTPDRYQAPDTLLAFLDQL
- a CDS encoding tyrosine-type recombinase/integrase, whose translation is MRARVEDYLAMRRSLGYQLRGDGRMLLAFADRLDQAGQATVTVSQALAWAMEPKNASITHWGRRLAVVRLFARHLHTLDPTCEIPPAGLLPARSHRPTPYIYTDQEVAALVHAAGTIAAPMHSATCHAVISLIAASGLRLGEVLGLNRADVNLDDLGAATLTVTGKNQQTRMVPLHPTTAGMLSGYAARRDRLCRSPACDSFFLTAAGHRPLQRGLQETFAKLLVLAEIQPPAGRRRPRIHDLRHTFAVNTLIGWYRSGIDVAARLPLLATFLGHSGPEATYWYLQATPELLALAAHRLEHRDRGRP
- a CDS encoding tyrosine-type recombinase/integrase, yielding MRDHVHLLAELSGWLSARDMTVGDLTESVAEEFLRARRATGLRIGVTERALAPTLRYLRSLQAVPQPSPRAPVTFQEALLEQYRRHLAGERGVTEGTIKHYLRCARAFLQRLPDAKEPLAGVSAGHVTGYVLEWARRREGLPPDMVTLPALRSFLRFLHVAGHVANLLADAVPAGRAHPGRLGLPRAASGEGIRAVLASCDRDSAVGRRDYAIVLSLTRLALRGGEVARLELGDVGWRAGEVTIRGKGGRVDVLPLPRDVGQAWADYLLHARPKTTATTLFVTMVAPFTALATSSITQVLARACARADVARFGPHRIRHAVACALVERGASMEEIGQLLRHAQERTTAIYAKVDQARLAELARPCPQAAAR